Proteins co-encoded in one Alcanivorax sp. genomic window:
- a CDS encoding DUF1330 domain-containing protein, producing MSNKSVIDPNPATLPAILDSLPDDTPIVMLNLLRFRDKAQYKDGEANYSGREAYQKYSEVAFGKVQGVGGEMVWKGRALAGVIAPEGEKWDSVLLVRYPSKQAFASMLADPEYREATKHRTAALEEARLVAMQE from the coding sequence ATGAGTAACAAGTCTGTTATTGATCCCAATCCGGCAACCTTGCCGGCGATTCTTGATTCCCTTCCCGACGACACGCCCATCGTCATGCTCAACTTGCTGCGCTTTCGCGACAAGGCGCAGTACAAGGATGGCGAGGCCAATTACAGTGGCCGTGAGGCCTACCAGAAGTACTCCGAGGTAGCCTTCGGCAAGGTGCAGGGGGTAGGCGGCGAAATGGTCTGGAAAGGCCGGGCACTGGCTGGGGTGATTGCCCCGGAAGGCGAAAAGTGGGACAGCGTGTTGTTGGTTCGCTACCCCAGCAAACAGGCGTTCGCGTCCATGCTGGCAGACCCGGAATACCGGGAAGCCACCAAACACCGCACCGCCGCACTGGAAGAAGCGCGGTTGGTGGCGATGCAGGAGTGA
- a CDS encoding dienelactone hydrolase family protein, which translates to MTNQPIGIPTPSGHTMRARWLRPVTANPHKAAVIAIHDIFGFSDDIERIAQRLADNGYPVLVPDLYDLPNSKPLCVVKTLKAHEMGKGQAFEQLEACRHWLLDQDEEPVEQVGVMGFCMGGRFAVLYAAQAPVQVVAPFYGGIPKDPEALRGICPAVGGWGRTDTIYGGHGDRLASHMEALGVPHDIKTYDNVGHSYMNDHQGFVFKKMGPLPPMRSKFDASASEDSWQRVLVFFEKVFSGEIQAG; encoded by the coding sequence ATGACGAACCAACCTATAGGCATCCCCACCCCCAGCGGCCACACCATGCGTGCGCGCTGGTTGCGTCCGGTCACCGCGAATCCGCACAAGGCGGCGGTGATTGCCATCCATGACATTTTTGGCTTCAGCGACGATATCGAGCGTATTGCCCAGCGGCTGGCGGATAACGGTTATCCGGTGTTGGTGCCGGATCTCTATGATCTGCCCAACAGCAAGCCCCTGTGTGTGGTGAAAACCCTGAAAGCCCATGAGATGGGTAAAGGCCAGGCCTTTGAACAACTGGAGGCCTGCCGCCACTGGTTGCTGGATCAGGATGAAGAGCCCGTAGAGCAAGTGGGTGTCATGGGCTTTTGCATGGGAGGACGCTTTGCGGTCCTGTATGCCGCCCAGGCACCCGTACAGGTTGTTGCTCCGTTTTATGGCGGTATCCCCAAAGACCCTGAGGCACTGCGTGGCATCTGCCCGGCGGTGGGGGGCTGGGGACGCACTGACACGATCTATGGTGGGCATGGTGATCGTCTGGCCAGCCATATGGAGGCCCTGGGCGTGCCCCATGACATCAAGACCTACGATAATGTGGGCCACTCCTACATGAATGACCACCAGGGCTTTGTGTTCAAGAAAATGGGCCCGCTGCCGCCAATGCGTTCAAAGTTTGATGCGTCCGCCTCTGAAGACAGCTGGCAACGTGTGCTGGTGTTCTTTGAGAAGGTCTTTTCCGGGGAGATTCAGGCGGGATAA
- a CDS encoding DUF3617 family protein, whose translation MKSALLVFSSLLLLSPLAQSAELAPGQWKLSIELDAPGVPEQMRNQVQEDCVTAEEAGDLEASLRKSWEEDNCSNGEIDSSGNTLRWSADCTMPGSNSQTHITGKMVLQNSKHYTSELTMKGNDHTMKTHIEGKWAAVECSAE comes from the coding sequence GCCCTGCTGGTATTTTCTTCCCTGCTGCTGCTCTCCCCACTGGCTCAGTCCGCCGAACTGGCACCCGGACAGTGGAAACTGTCCATCGAACTGGACGCGCCGGGCGTCCCTGAACAAATGCGCAATCAGGTACAGGAAGATTGTGTCACCGCTGAAGAAGCCGGGGACCTGGAAGCCTCTCTGCGCAAAAGCTGGGAAGAGGATAACTGCAGTAATGGAGAGATAGACAGCAGCGGAAACACCCTGCGATGGAGCGCCGATTGCACGATGCCGGGCAGCAACAGCCAGACCCACATCACGGGCAAAATGGTGCTGCAAAACAGCAAGCACTACACCTCTGAGCTCACCATGAAGGGCAACGACCACACAATGAAAACCCACATTGAAGGCAAGTGGGCCGCCGTAGAGTGCAGCGCCGAGTAA
- a CDS encoding YigZ family protein yields MDREIIINKSRFITWLRPVTHRDEAMAIVEQARTQYPDASHHCYAYLLGNPASAQAAMNDDGEPSGTAGKPIFNVIQHKGLSDVLVVVIRYFGGVKLGAGGLVRAYAAAAEAVLSDVKRVEHVPQFSASLVMAFALEQRLRHWADQHQGQVMDVEYGQQVTLKVSAPLAHFEDLEALCAAEQIAMSTD; encoded by the coding sequence GTGGACCGCGAGATCATCATCAACAAGAGCCGCTTTATTACCTGGCTGAGGCCGGTGACGCACCGTGACGAGGCCATGGCCATCGTGGAGCAGGCCCGGACACAGTATCCGGATGCCTCCCATCACTGCTATGCCTACCTGCTGGGTAACCCTGCCTCCGCCCAGGCAGCAATGAACGATGACGGCGAGCCATCCGGCACGGCCGGAAAACCGATTTTCAACGTGATCCAGCACAAGGGCCTGAGTGATGTGCTGGTAGTGGTGATTCGCTACTTTGGGGGCGTGAAGTTGGGGGCTGGCGGGCTGGTTCGGGCCTACGCGGCGGCGGCGGAAGCGGTGCTGTCAGACGTGAAGCGGGTCGAACATGTGCCGCAATTTAGTGCTAGTCTGGTCATGGCTTTTGCGCTTGAGCAGCGCCTGCGCCACTGGGCCGATCAGCATCAGGGACAGGTGATGGATGTGGAATATGGCCAGCAGGTTACCTTGAAAGTGAGCGCGCCCCTGGCGCATTTTGAGGATCTGGAAGCGCTCTGTGCGGCGGAACAGATTGCGATGTCCACTGACTGA